Proteins encoded by one window of Rubrobacter indicoceani:
- a CDS encoding methylated-DNA--[protein]-cysteine S-methyltransferase, producing MNETRTSESIEATLRAAGERLSGYDLAAAGQAILADGADLFFTVDSSLGKLYVGYGTGGIKYVTPCAEDGWDFSRRYGEMFGRLVVPQEEGASDGLRGLVRRALAGERVEVPLDLSGRTEFQRRVLKVVEDIPRGEVRSYGWVAGEAGRPRASRAVGTIMANNPVPLIVPCHRVIRNDGSPGSYGFEPEKKVRLLRDEGVPLEEVARAPYVATPTTGIVCHTTCRHARRIKPENRRPFKNLNSALGSGFRPCKVCRPAVAA from the coding sequence ATGAACGAAACCCGTACCTCGGAAAGCATCGAGGCGACGCTCCGCGCCGCCGGAGAACGCCTCTCGGGCTATGACCTTGCCGCCGCCGGACAAGCCATCCTCGCCGACGGAGCGGATTTGTTCTTCACGGTGGACTCCTCGCTCGGGAAACTCTACGTCGGGTACGGAACCGGGGGGATCAAATACGTAACGCCCTGCGCCGAAGACGGCTGGGACTTCTCGCGGCGCTACGGTGAGATGTTCGGGCGGCTCGTCGTACCGCAGGAGGAGGGGGCCTCGGACGGGCTTCGGGGTCTCGTCCGGCGGGCGCTGGCCGGAGAGCGGGTGGAGGTTCCCCTGGACCTTAGCGGCAGAACGGAGTTCCAGCGACGGGTTCTGAAGGTAGTGGAGGACATCCCGCGCGGTGAGGTCCGGTCCTACGGCTGGGTTGCGGGCGAGGCCGGGCGGCCGAGGGCCTCGCGGGCGGTCGGGACGATCATGGCGAACAACCCCGTACCGCTTATCGTCCCGTGCCACCGCGTTATAAGGAACGACGGCAGCCCCGGCAGCTACGGCTTCGAGCCGGAGAAGAAAGTCCGGCTTCTCAGGGACGAGGGCGTTCCACTCGAAGAGGTCGCCCGCGCGCCTTACGTCGCCACCCCCACGACGGGCATCGTCTGCCACACGACCTGCAGGCACGCCAGGCGCATCAAGCCCGAGAACCGCCGCCCGTTCAAAAACCTGAACTCCGCCCTCGGCTCCGGCTTCCGGCCCTGCAAGGTCTGCCGTCCGGCGGTCGCCGCGTGA